Below is a genomic region from Kryptolebias marmoratus isolate JLee-2015 linkage group LG12, ASM164957v2, whole genome shotgun sequence.
GACTCCATAGGAAAACTGTCTGAACTTTTCTTCGCTGTTTTGTGGGAATGTAAAAGAAGTTTACTGGTCTGCAGACTTCATGCTTAAATATGAGggcggcaaaaaaaaaaggaaaaaagttggCATTGTTGTCCtgatcttgttttctgtttgcttgtttttaatgattaacTGCATGAACCATTTATGCTGTCTGTAAATGCAGATAAATTACTCACTACATTTTGGATATCATCGGAGATAAAGATTGTGTTGCTTGATTGTTTGCTGGCAGATTTCAATAAATTCTCTCTGATTCAGGATGAAGAAACCTTGAACTGACCTTCAGATAGAAAATTTACACAGATGTGACGGCAAAGCAATAGAGAAGAAAGAATAAatcattgtaaaataaaaagttaacaaaatgtGTCCACAGTAACAAGACaacaaactgcaataaaatcaacaataaataaataaaaataagacagGTGTGATTAAATAAGGTTCAATACTGTTGGTTaacttctgatttttttttttttttttaatcttatcaATTAGTTAAAACACTTGACgccctgtttccttttttttcagcttttagtttcacTCCAGTTTAACGTCTGTACGGTCCAACAGCAGCTGGAAAATTTATTAGATTGATGTGAAAATAATGGCTGAAGCTCCTGAAGTTTCAAACCCAGGTGAGTGATGTTTTCATAAAACTCTTCGTACTTTTCATTTATAGAGAATCAACAAAGTCTGTTTAgttctcctgtttttaattgACTCTTGATGGGACAAATAGAGGTCATGATTTCTGTTATAAGAAACAAGTGGACAGAAGACCTAAAGTGgacaaataagaaaacaaaatccactTTAAAATGCAGAATGTTGGTTGAAGAATTTGTTAAAGTGAGAATGAGATCAAATCAATcaggttttctttaataaagtgAAGCTGAGTTCACAGCTGTGTGCAGCTCAATATGTAGTTACTGCTCTTCATCCTGGGGTGAGTTGGATGTAGGTGGGcctgaaagaaagacaaatattaagaatttagtcattttattaATGGTAGAAAttgtatcaaataaaaatatatataacaaacATCAGAGTTGCGAATGTAGAAACAGCACCATCTTCTGGACAACAATAAGAAGAACAACTTCATAGTAAAATCAAATTcaagtatttatatatatatatatacatacattatATTAAAACAACTTCCATCTGGAAGTGCCACAGAATCTCAGTCCTGGCGTTCTTCACTACTAAGTGGAATCTTCCACTTTGACTGTAGGACGTCCAGTCCTTTTTCATTACAGATGTTCCCGTACACTcatccagccacttggttatagCTTTCCCTGTACACTTTGTTTGCCTGTATCCTACATCCTGCttttatgtgctggactgtctcagtgGCATCTTTatacagcctgcatcttgggccCTGTCTGGTATCATAGAccccagcctctattgctcttgtgctgccatgattagtgcttctgtgctgtccttcagtccagccatctccagccattggtaggatttattgatatcagccacttcctcagtCTGCTGGTGGTACATGCTGTGCAGGCGCTTGTTCTTCCATGCGGgttcttctttctcctcttccacattgggtttctgctgcctgagacattcacttagtaGATCATCattgtgttgatggcttggactttgttcttaccattcagctggctcttcaggatctgccttactctctgtaggtatttggttgtggctgacttccttgcggcctcatcctggttgccgTTTGTCTGCGGTATACTGATGgacttgtagctgtcctggacatctgcaatgttgccttcaggtagttcaacctCTTCAGCTGTGATCACATTGCCTCTTTTAGACACCTTTTggctgcacttatcaagtcaGAGtgacataccaatgtccttgctgtatatcctggtgaggtgaaTCAGTGAGTCAATGTCTCACTCACTtctggcatacagcttgatgtcatacatggtgactgatgactgttccactttggatccggtatccatagccactctttgcaatcatctggctgagggggttcaggcccAGGCAGAAAAGGAGTGGGGACAAAAcatcaccttggtatatgccGCATTTGATTtgacagatatatatatatatatatatatatatatatatatatattcagaataaagttgtaatattttttgttgtccaAAAGATGGTGGTTTTTGAATTGTGTCAACATCACAATTCATTTATCATCCGATATTAAACTAATactttttatcaaattaaatatgtaatgtcaaattacaaaaacaatcaaacacaaAGTAGATGACGACAAATAAACAGGTTCAGATTGTTGAATACGCAGATCAGTAAGTCAGTAGACAGTTCTCATATTAAACAGTAGTTTTTAATCTAATTCATGCTTTATCTTTCATGTCAGGACAAAGAGATGTCCCTCCAGACTTGAGGATTGTGTTGATTGGAGGAAGACGATTAGATGGACGCCCCAGTGGTAAAAGCTCAGCTGGGAACATCATACTGGGTCAAAGTGTTTTTGACACCAGCAGAAGAACAGCTCAGAGTGAAGCGAGGCAGCAGGAAGTACTCAGCAGACATGTCACAGTCGTTGATACTCCAGGATGGTGGTGGATATATACACTACAGCACACCACAAAACTGGATCAGATAGAAATCCAGAAAAGTGTTCATCTGTGTCCCCCAGGACCTCATGCTTTTCTTCTCGTCATTCCtaatgatttatatttatatccGTATGTTCAACCATCACTAAAGCAACACCTGGATCTGTTCAGTGCAGAGGTGTTCAGTCACACCATCGTGTTGTTCACAGAAGCAGCTCCATGTAGCGATGAAACGCTAAAATCCAAATTCAAAAGAAGCCCAACACTGCGGTGGATTCTTCAACAatgtggaaacagaaaacatgttctCAACATCAgtgacagagaggacagagctCAAGTCAAGAtgctttttgagaaaattgatgCAATGGTTGCAGACAACAGAGGCAGACATTATTCTGTTGATGGAGCTCATGGAAATGCTCTGAGAGAAGAGATGAAGGTTTGGGCTGAAGGAGCATCAAAAAGGTTTGATCAAGTGCAGAAACAAAGGAAGGAACTCAGAGCTCTGATTGAAGGTAGGTTACAAACTTCTGTTTCATAGAAGCTACAGTGTCTTATTGTATGAGTTAACATAAACATTCATATCAGAACATTATGACTGCTTTGAGAACTTCACTCAAAATACATTACAAGATATTTAAGATGTTACTTTTTGAGTATGTTTATGTAGCTGTTAAATCTTTGAGTTAAGATAAAATCACGAAAAAGctcttttatttatcagttaaaTTACATAgttttgtaaaacatgtttttttaagtcaaattaCTAGGAATGAATTGTTTCGTTAGAAgaagaaattctttttttctactCTAACGTCATGTAATCtcatttttttatgcaatttgttttttcttgcagGTGGAAAAGTCCCACCAGAACATCTCAGACTGGTGATAATTGGTGCACATTATGCAGCCAGAAGCTCTGCAGGCAACACCATTCTGGGAAAAAGTGCATTTGATGTAAATAATGGTGACAGAAGAACAACATGCTGTAAAATAAGTCACAGTTTGGTCGCAGACAGACGACTGACGGTGGTTGATTCTCCTGGATGGTTCTACATTCACACCCTGCAGGAAACCAGTGAGATGGACAAACTTGAAATAGAGAACAGCATGAATCTGTGTCCCCCAGGACCACACGCAGTGCTGCTTGGGATTCCTTTAGCAACAGCAGTCAATCCATCATATCTGAGATCTGTTCAGGAACAAATGAGTCTGTTTCGTGAAGAAATCTGGAAACACACAATTGTTCTGTTTGCCAGAGGAGACTGGCTTGGAGTGAAGACTGTGGAGGAGCGTATAGAGAGTGATGAAGTTCTGCAGTGGATGGTGAACAAGTGTGAGAACAGGTATCATGTCCTGAACAACAAGGACCACAGTGATAAGACTCAGGTAGAGGAGCTCCTGGACAAGATTGAAGAGATGTGGGCAGGAAATGAAAATCCTTATTATGAAGTCGACCCGAGCCGAGCAGCAGAAATAGAAGCCAAGAAAGAAGCTGGAGACAAGAAGGCCAAAAGGATCAAGGAGATCACTGGAAGACAGTCAAGAGTCCTGAAAGAGCTGTTTGAAGGTAAGATACACTGAAAACATCATTTGTTAGTAACACATGCATTTCTcctctaacaaaaaaaacaataatttctgAAATTTTTACAGACACAAAACAGTCAGTCACCGACATGAAGATCATTCTTGTTGGCCAAAAATGTTCAGGAAAGAGTATGACAGGAAATATGATTCTTTTCAATGAGAGATTTGACCTTAATTTTGACATCAGTCGGCTGCAGAAGGTACCCAGTATGCTTCCTGTACAGAAATATTTACCAGTTTAACAACCAGATTAGTTGTCAGTAATCTGTGCCTCATGtcatagtttgtgttttgtatctTTGTAGGACATCCAGGATCAGAGAAGACCTGCAGCCTGTGTGAAACATGAAGGAAGGTTTGATGGAGTCAAAGTGACGGTTGTAGAAACACCAGGCTGGTTCAGAGACACGACACCACCTGACTGGATCAAAGAGGAAGTTTCCCACGGTGTCTCCATGTGTGCTCCGGGGCCTCATGTTGTTCTCCTGGTTGTTCCAGTCCTCACATCATTTACAGAGAAAGATCTCAAAGATCTGGTGGAGGTCTTGCGGCCGTTTACAGACAGAGTGTGGAGACACTGCATGGTGCTGTTTACCATGGGAGACTTTCTCAATGAACGACCTGTTGAGGACTACATCGTCAGAGAGGGCAGATCCATCCAGGAGCTTTTGGAAAAGTGTGGCAACAGATACCATCTTCTCAACTGCTGGCATTTTGGTGATCCTGCTCCAATCAAAGAGCTGTTCCAAAACATTATTGATCTGGTAACAAGAAACAAAGGATGCTTCACaactaaagacaaacaaagaacatttcagaaattacctcagcaaaaaacaatgacagaagAGGAATGGAACAGGAGGGAGCAGCAGCTGATAGAGAGAGTGATGAAAGCTTTAGAGAAGGAACCAGAGAAACAAACTGTTCCCTCTATGAAGGTGGCACACAGCATGGATGAAGGTCACATTCCTGACTGTAAGTTTATTATGATACAGAATAAACATCTGAGTTTCCTCATATTCTCAGGTAAACTGTATACATTGTTGTAATGAATgacactcttcttcttctgtttcagtgaGCGGAGATGTTGCCTCAGAATTTGGGAGCATTTCAGAGCTCAGGACCCAACGAGCTCATGACCAAGTCTCTGAATGGTTGATGACGAAAGTTAGACAGACTGAGATCTCCTCTGGGATCGGCAGTGTTTGTTCCTCAGCAGCTTATATggaaagtttaaatgaaagtcGTCTAATGGctgaaaatcaaacaacaaatcGATGTTTCCtggaaaaaagtaaagttgtttctCCTCATATGAGCTTCTTCTCAAACACTGCACAGATGCAGCGCAGGAACTCTTGTTAGGAGAAACAGATGATATCTGAGTAttaatttggacatttttttaacaagttctACAAATACTGCAGAGTGGATCATTCAGTCTGTTTAAGAAAAACTTACCttcattttctgattttgttgTGACTTAATTGCAGagtttttacaatttattttaaaagtacatgTAGTTCCTgcattattttgatttttgtttttcaaatagtcacattttaatcttttaaggCCTACATATTGTTTCAATCTGGAACAACTGGaactattgttttcttttattgctgaGTGAACAGTGTATAAATGCTctacagtttgatttattcacCACTAGGTGTCCCTGTTGGTCCTCAGATTCATCAGacatgagccaaaaaaaaaaagacataaatgaagcgtttaaatattttattaacagctTTTTTAATTCAACCTATATTAGATTAGTTCTGTGTAATGATGTGCTTTTCTCACATTATTTACACAATGTTGTGTTTTACACAAAGTACACAAAGTACTCGAATGTTGTTTCAACATCTGATCCcaaatgatttaaatttatACACTGTgctgattaaatattaaacacatttctggTAATATTCTTACTTACattatttactattttattacatttgagTCAACATGCCAGTGTTTTTACCTCACACTGTGTTTTCTACAGTTTATGGTTTCCggtcattaaaatgttttagtttaaaggtTTCTATTTGTAGAACAACCTTGTTGACTTTTAGTTTCAtaagaaaaagactgaaagtgtttttggttctttgcagcagaaacagacacgtgtgtgtgtgtgtgtgtgcgcgcacgcAAATGATGCAGGAAGTCATGTGCAGTTGAGTAATCCTTTTGTTTCAGAAGACTTTAAGCTGAATGAAGAACAAcagcataaaaaattaaaataaagctcCAAGCGTCTAAATAAAAGGTATAAATAGTTGATTTCTTTAAACGCTGAGTGGAAAACCTTCAACAGTTCCTGTTTATGTCTATAGGTTAAAGAtgcacttaaaaaaatgctttatgtAAGAGCACTTTAATTGACTTTGAACAATAATCCTGCAATTCTTGGTCACTGTTTATGGTACAAGAGCCGATTATGATGCAGGTTTTTTTGTATCCATTTtcggagctgctgcagctttaaatcaACAACAATCTACAGCAGAACTGCTCAGATTCACACGGATAAACCCAACTGCACCGCTCAAGGGCAAAGGTTActtttgtgtgcgtgttttgTGTCTACCGTCACCGTTCTGTTTACTAGTCGGGACTATAATGTCATATTGTAGTTGGAAAAATTCCCCCGCCCACATTGAAGATTAGCCACAAAGGTGATGAATACTGATGTGTACAAATGGTTATGTTCTGCTGAACGTTCGAGAGAAGAAGCGAGAAGCAGGCgcaattttaaaaacttctttaatttatatctttaaaattaa
It encodes:
- the LOC108239202 gene encoding GTPase IMAP family member 8-like isoform X1 — protein: MAEAPEVSNPGQRDVPPDLRIVLIGGRRLDGRPSGKSSAGNIILGQSVFDTSRRTAQSEARQQEVLSRHVTVVDTPGWWWIYTLQHTTKLDQIEIQKSVHLCPPGPHAFLLVIPNDLYLYPYVQPSLKQHLDLFSAEVFSHTIVLFTEAAPCSDETLKSKFKRSPTLRWILQQCGNRKHVLNISDREDRAQVKMLFEKIDAMVADNRGRHYSVDGAHGNALREEMKVWAEGASKRFDQVQKQRKELRALIEGGKVPPEHLRLVIIGAHYAARSSAGNTILGKSAFDVNNGDRRTTCCKISHSLVADRRLTVVDSPGWFYIHTLQETSEMDKLEIENSMNLCPPGPHAVLLGIPLATAVNPSYLRSVQEQMSLFREEIWKHTIVLFARGDWLGVKTVEERIESDEVLQWMVNKCENRYHVLNNKDHSDKTQVEELLDKIEEMWAGNENPYYEVDPSRAAEIEAKKEAGDKKAKRIKEITGRQSRVLKELFEDTKQSVTDMKIILVGQKCSGKSMTGNMILFNERFDLNFDISRLQKDIQDQRRPAACVKHEGRFDGVKVTVVETPGWFRDTTPPDWIKEEVSHGVSMCAPGPHVVLLVVPVLTSFTEKDLKDLVEVLRPFTDRVWRHCMVLFTMGDFLNERPVEDYIVREGRSIQELLEKCGNRYHLLNCWHFGDPAPIKELFQNIIDLVTRNKGCFTTKDKQRTFQKLPQQKTMTEEEWNRREQQLIERVMKALEKEPEKQTVPSMKVAHSMDEGHIPDLSGDVASEFGSISELRTQRAHDQVSEWLMTKVRQTEISSGIGSVCSSAAYMESLNESRLMAENQTTNRCFLEKSKVVSPHMSFFSNTAQMQRRNSC
- the LOC108239202 gene encoding GTPase IMAP family member 8-like isoform X2, encoding MLPSGQRDVPPDLRIVLIGGRRLDGRPSGKSSAGNIILGQSVFDTSRRTAQSEARQQEVLSRHVTVVDTPGWWWIYTLQHTTKLDQIEIQKSVHLCPPGPHAFLLVIPNDLYLYPYVQPSLKQHLDLFSAEVFSHTIVLFTEAAPCSDETLKSKFKRSPTLRWILQQCGNRKHVLNISDREDRAQVKMLFEKIDAMVADNRGRHYSVDGAHGNALREEMKVWAEGASKRFDQVQKQRKELRALIEGGKVPPEHLRLVIIGAHYAARSSAGNTILGKSAFDVNNGDRRTTCCKISHSLVADRRLTVVDSPGWFYIHTLQETSEMDKLEIENSMNLCPPGPHAVLLGIPLATAVNPSYLRSVQEQMSLFREEIWKHTIVLFARGDWLGVKTVEERIESDEVLQWMVNKCENRYHVLNNKDHSDKTQVEELLDKIEEMWAGNENPYYEVDPSRAAEIEAKKEAGDKKAKRIKEITGRQSRVLKELFEDTKQSVTDMKIILVGQKCSGKSMTGNMILFNERFDLNFDISRLQKDIQDQRRPAACVKHEGRFDGVKVTVVETPGWFRDTTPPDWIKEEVSHGVSMCAPGPHVVLLVVPVLTSFTEKDLKDLVEVLRPFTDRVWRHCMVLFTMGDFLNERPVEDYIVREGRSIQELLEKCGNRYHLLNCWHFGDPAPIKELFQNIIDLVTRNKGCFTTKDKQRTFQKLPQQKTMTEEEWNRREQQLIERVMKALEKEPEKQTVPSMKVAHSMDEGHIPDLSGDVASEFGSISELRTQRAHDQVSEWLMTKVRQTEISSGIGSVCSSAAYMESLNESRLMAENQTTNRCFLEKSKVVSPHMSFFSNTAQMQRRNSC